From Sinorhizobium sp. RAC02, a single genomic window includes:
- a CDS encoding phosphotransferase, which produces MQVDDAMRAALAAVGLPDAVLSPAIGGVVSPIHRAVENQCCFATGKGSDPVFVKRRHDDMAVFITPEHAVEASSKAGELGIAPRLLHADPANGILVFEALGEEWAWGHADVLRRPSVLENLLLAKRAFHKAVPLSETRSVFNLVADYRQLADAPDVILPAPVLTVTAAAAQIAAAITAAGVDTVACHADGASSNVMVGPGNTVRLVDFEWARQADPAHDLGTVLAELLPFDGEALLAIEIATGRPDAQMLARARLYGAADDLMWALWGFISAARSPRKHVEFFKYAEWRLLRARTVVEGPHFETWLRKV; this is translated from the coding sequence ATGCAGGTTGACGACGCAATGCGCGCTGCACTCGCGGCGGTCGGTTTGCCTGATGCGGTGCTCTCGCCCGCAATCGGCGGCGTCGTGTCGCCCATTCACCGGGCCGTCGAGAACCAGTGCTGCTTTGCCACCGGAAAAGGGTCAGACCCGGTCTTCGTGAAACGCCGGCACGACGACATGGCTGTGTTCATCACGCCGGAACATGCGGTGGAGGCAAGCAGCAAGGCGGGCGAACTCGGCATCGCGCCACGCCTTCTCCATGCCGACCCTGCCAATGGAATCCTGGTATTCGAAGCGCTTGGCGAAGAATGGGCATGGGGTCATGCCGATGTCCTGCGCCGCCCGTCGGTTTTGGAAAACCTGCTTTTGGCGAAGCGGGCCTTCCATAAAGCCGTGCCGCTTTCCGAAACACGCAGCGTTTTCAACCTTGTCGCAGACTATCGCCAGCTGGCCGATGCACCGGACGTGATCCTGCCCGCACCGGTTCTCACCGTCACGGCGGCTGCCGCGCAAATTGCTGCGGCCATTACCGCTGCGGGTGTCGATACAGTCGCCTGCCATGCCGACGGCGCATCGTCCAATGTCATGGTGGGACCCGGCAATACGGTCCGGCTCGTCGATTTCGAGTGGGCGCGCCAGGCGGACCCAGCCCACGATCTCGGTACGGTGCTCGCCGAACTGCTGCCCTTCGATGGCGAGGCTTTACTGGCGATCGAGATCGCAACAGGCAGGCCGGATGCGCAGATGCTTGCGCGGGCGCGCCTCTATGGTGCGGCAGACGATCTGATGTGGGCGCTCTGGGGCTTCATCAGCGCCGCCCGCTCGCCGCGCAAGCATGTCGAGTTCTTCAAATATGCCGAGTGGCGGCTCTTGCGGGCGCGGACCGTCGTCGAGGGGCCGCACTTCGAGACGTGGCTGAGGAAAGTTTGA
- a CDS encoding aminopeptidase P family protein, producing the protein MNEQTATRLKALRQSMTDTGTGLVAVAPGSHMDWVLGFHPHPDERPCLLLIGPEKEAFLMPGLNAEGSREFTDIAFHTWADDAGPVEALHTALAAIGAEAPGLVALDETMRADFALLLLDALPADTRRDFTPATLGGLRMRKDGAEYAKLKMNAGIADRAMQAAFSAVKPGMTEKDLAAEIRAHFSSEGASPQFWIVGAGGNGAFPHHSASDRVIQEGDAVVIDIGGRKQGFPSDITRMAVIGLPPEGYGEIHTIVEKAVQAALKAARPGVPARDVDAAARKVITDAGYGEYFVHRTGHGMGIDGHEPPYITATSDTVLEEGMVFSIEPGIYLPGRFGIRLEDIVILRESGPEILSSLPRSVHVVQV; encoded by the coding sequence ATGAACGAACAGACCGCCACGCGCCTAAAGGCGTTACGTCAAAGCATGACCGACACCGGCACCGGCCTCGTCGCCGTCGCGCCGGGCTCGCACATGGATTGGGTGCTGGGTTTCCACCCGCACCCCGATGAGCGTCCCTGCCTACTGCTGATCGGCCCGGAAAAGGAAGCCTTCCTGATGCCGGGACTGAATGCTGAGGGCAGCCGCGAATTCACCGACATCGCCTTCCACACCTGGGCGGACGATGCAGGCCCGGTTGAAGCCTTGCATACAGCACTCGCCGCGATCGGCGCGGAAGCCCCGGGCCTTGTCGCCCTCGACGAGACGATGCGTGCCGACTTTGCCCTGCTGCTTCTCGACGCCCTGCCCGCAGACACGCGCCGCGACTTCACGCCCGCCACGCTGGGCGGCCTGCGCATGCGCAAGGACGGCGCGGAATATGCCAAGCTGAAAATGAATGCCGGCATTGCCGACCGGGCCATGCAGGCGGCATTTTCCGCCGTCAAACCGGGCATGACCGAGAAGGACCTCGCTGCCGAGATCCGTGCGCACTTTTCTTCGGAAGGCGCCTCACCGCAGTTTTGGATCGTCGGCGCCGGCGGCAACGGCGCCTTCCCGCACCATTCGGCAAGCGACCGGGTGATCCAAGAGGGTGACGCCGTGGTCATCGACATCGGCGGTCGCAAGCAGGGCTTTCCCTCCGACATTACCCGCATGGCGGTGATCGGCCTGCCGCCGGAAGGTTATGGCGAAATCCACACCATCGTCGAGAAGGCCGTGCAGGCAGCGCTGAAGGCCGCGCGGCCCGGTGTCCCGGCGCGTGACGTCGATGCCGCCGCCCGCAAGGTGATCACGGACGCCGGCTACGGCGAATACTTCGTGCACCGCACCGGCCACGGCATGGGCATCGACGGTCATGAGCCGCCCTACATCACCGCGACCTCCGACACCGTGCTCGAGGAAGGTATGGTCTTCTCGATCGAGCCCGGCATCTACCTGCCCGGCCGCTTCGGCATTCGCCTGGAAGACATCGTGATCCTGCGCGAGAGCGGTCCGGAAATTCTCTCTTCGCTGCCGCGCTCGGTGCATGTCGTTCAGGTCTGA
- a CDS encoding ABC transporter ATP-binding protein, translated as MTDPILAVSNLSVDLQREDRKRRIVDDVSFSLARGEVLGLVGEAGSGKSVLARALVRAIASPLDIAGGKVVFEGRDILTLNPRGLASVRGNRIGFIGANPMGSLDPRLPIGSQIVEKLRCVQPRIGRAEAREKVLDLLGRVRIPSPSARFHEAPFQFSGGMMQRVMIVDALVSDPSLVIADNITQPLDVTVAAQIIRLIDGLRQSLDTAFLFISSSLPVVAQIAERTLVMQRGRIVEEGRTAELATNPQQSYTQTLLSRIPPIWKNVTAPVATEGEPVLTVDNVLRTYLVRRRGSFNAYNEVKAVRDVSFTVKAGENFGIVGESGCGKSTLTRLLAWLEQPDGGRIAFLGKDLSHLSARSLTEMRKSFQLLLQDPYGSLPAGMPLRRMIEEPLLIHGIDRVEAGRLALEAMAEVGLDADLAERLPVGLSAGQRQRINIARALVLKPRLLILDETLSALDQVEQAELLDLFTRLQATHGFSYVFISHDLALVRRMCHRIAVMYLGRIVELADNTTLFEHPHHPYTRALLSAMPTLEDNRFPRPRYLLDGEPPSPIDLPLGCSFRSRCPRAENDCQKTDPPLVALAGGNYAACLHRHTALHEEETADVE; from the coding sequence ATGACTGACCCCATTCTCGCCGTCTCCAACCTCAGCGTCGATCTGCAACGGGAAGACCGCAAGCGCCGGATCGTCGACGATGTGAGTTTTTCGCTGGCACGCGGCGAGGTGCTCGGCCTCGTCGGCGAGGCAGGCTCCGGCAAGTCGGTGCTCGCCCGCGCACTGGTGCGGGCGATTGCCTCGCCGCTCGACATTGCCGGCGGCAAGGTCGTCTTCGAGGGCAGGGATATCCTCACCCTCAACCCGCGCGGTCTCGCTTCGGTGCGCGGCAACCGCATCGGCTTCATTGGCGCAAACCCGATGGGTTCGCTCGATCCGCGCCTGCCGATCGGCAGCCAGATTGTCGAAAAGCTGCGTTGTGTGCAGCCGAGGATCGGACGGGCGGAGGCGCGGGAGAAGGTGCTCGACCTGCTCGGCCGTGTCCGTATTCCATCGCCAAGCGCCCGCTTTCACGAGGCGCCGTTCCAGTTCTCCGGCGGCATGATGCAGCGGGTAATGATCGTCGATGCGCTCGTCTCCGATCCGTCGCTCGTCATCGCCGACAATATCACGCAGCCGCTCGACGTGACGGTTGCAGCACAGATCATCCGTCTGATCGACGGTCTCCGGCAAAGCCTCGACACGGCCTTCCTGTTCATCTCCTCATCGCTGCCGGTGGTGGCGCAGATCGCGGAACGCACGCTGGTCATGCAGCGCGGCCGTATCGTCGAAGAGGGCCGGACGGCGGAGCTTGCCACCAACCCGCAGCAATCCTACACGCAGACCCTGCTCTCCCGCATCCCGCCGATCTGGAAGAATGTGACGGCGCCGGTCGCTACCGAAGGTGAACCGGTGCTGACGGTGGATAACGTCCTCCGCACCTATCTCGTGCGTCGGCGCGGCTCCTTCAACGCCTACAACGAAGTGAAGGCGGTGCGCGACGTCTCCTTTACGGTGAAGGCTGGCGAGAATTTCGGAATCGTCGGCGAAAGCGGGTGCGGCAAGTCCACGCTGACACGGCTTCTGGCCTGGCTGGAGCAACCCGATGGCGGCCGCATCGCCTTCCTCGGCAAGGACCTGTCGCATCTCTCCGCCCGATCGCTGACGGAGATGCGCAAGTCGTTCCAGCTCCTCCTGCAGGATCCCTACGGCTCGCTGCCGGCCGGCATGCCGCTCCGGCGCATGATCGAGGAACCGCTGCTAATCCACGGGATCGACCGGGTCGAAGCCGGACGGTTGGCGCTGGAGGCGATGGCGGAAGTGGGGCTCGACGCAGACCTTGCCGAACGGCTGCCGGTCGGCCTCAGTGCCGGCCAGCGCCAGCGCATCAACATTGCCCGGGCACTGGTCCTGAAACCGCGTCTCCTCATCCTCGACGAGACCCTGTCGGCACTCGACCAGGTGGAGCAGGCCGAATTGCTGGACCTCTTCACGCGGCTTCAGGCGACGCACGGATTTTCCTATGTGTTCATCTCGCACGATCTCGCGCTCGTGCGCCGGATGTGCCACCGTATCGCGGTCATGTATCTCGGACGTATCGTGGAACTTGCCGACAACACCACCCTGTTCGAACACCCGCACCACCCCTATACGCGGGCGCTTTTGAGTGCCATGCCGACGCTGGAGGACAACCGTTTCCCGCGTCCGCGCTATCTCCTCGATGGCGAGCCGCCGAGCCCGATCGACCTGCCGCTCGGCTGTTCGTTCCGCTCGCGCTGCCCGCGCGCGGAGAACGACTGCCAGAAGACCGATCCGCCGCTGGTCGCACTTGCCGGTGGCAACTACGCCGCCTGCCTGCACCGGCACACGGCGCTGCATGAGGAGGAGACCGCCGATGTCGAGTGA
- a CDS encoding acetyl-CoA carboxylase, whose amino-acid sequence MSKIEIRSPLPGTFYRSSSPDVPPFKADGDSVASGDAIGLIEVMKTFQEVPAGVEGKNITFLVENEEPVMAGQVIAEVEA is encoded by the coding sequence ATGAGCAAGATCGAGATCAGATCGCCCCTGCCGGGCACCTTCTACCGGTCATCCTCGCCGGATGTGCCGCCCTTCAAGGCGGATGGCGACAGTGTGGCGAGCGGCGATGCGATCGGGCTCATCGAGGTCATGAAGACGTTTCAGGAAGTGCCGGCCGGCGTCGAAGGCAAGAACATCACCTTCCTCGTCGAGAACGAAGAGCCGGTCATGGCCGGCCAGGTCATTGCCGAGGTGGAGGCATGA
- a CDS encoding DeoR/GlpR family DNA-binding transcription regulator, protein MSSEVRKEVILERLDRDQRVSVLELSAEFGVSGETIRRDLKDLEAEGAVRRVHGGAIPAGRTADTPITERIKLHALEKDAVAGLARDIISDDCVIFLDTGTTTLALARRLIGFKKLRLYTNSLRIAQAACEHFGVQVLMTPGHLRPVEQDLVGYDTIAYIQQFHFDMVFMGAAAVNADYGFMDFEEDEARIRQVLLKQTSRSVMLADHSKSGKVGNVITAPFGRVHTLVTERPPPEDIAGALRAEELEIIHG, encoded by the coding sequence ATGTCGAGTGAAGTCCGCAAGGAGGTCATCCTGGAACGGCTCGACCGCGACCAGCGTGTCAGCGTGCTCGAGCTTTCAGCGGAGTTCGGCGTGTCGGGCGAAACGATCCGGCGCGACCTGAAGGATCTGGAAGCCGAAGGCGCCGTCCGGCGCGTGCATGGCGGCGCCATCCCGGCGGGCCGTACGGCCGATACACCGATCACCGAACGCATCAAGCTGCATGCGCTGGAAAAGGACGCAGTCGCCGGCCTCGCGCGCGATATCATCAGCGACGATTGCGTCATCTTCCTGGATACGGGCACGACGACACTGGCACTCGCCCGCCGACTCATCGGCTTCAAGAAGCTCCGGCTCTACACCAATTCGCTGCGTATCGCGCAGGCCGCCTGCGAGCATTTTGGCGTGCAGGTGCTGATGACGCCGGGGCACCTTCGCCCGGTGGAGCAGGATCTCGTCGGCTACGACACCATCGCCTACATCCAGCAGTTCCACTTCGACATGGTTTTCATGGGGGCAGCGGCGGTCAATGCCGACTACGGCTTCATGGATTTCGAAGAGGACGAGGCCCGCATCCGCCAGGTGCTGCTGAAGCAGACGTCGCGAAGCGTGATGCTCGCGGATCATTCCAAGAGCGGCAAGGTCGGCAATGTCATCACCGCACCTTTCGGCCGCGTGCACACGCTCGTGACCGAGCGCCCTCCGCCGGAAGATATCGCCGGTGCTTTACGCGCGGAAGAGCTGGAGATTATCCATGGATAG
- the hisN gene encoding histidinol-phosphatase: MLISPDFMRRIATVATREALPRFRLPGLVTNKLASGFDPVTEADRETEKAIRALIRTDFPDHGILGEEFGAEGVDARHVWVVDPIDGTRSFISGIPLWGTLVGLTQDGDAIAGMMAQPFIGELFYATGEGTHYEGPHGKAQLSTRATTDLSEATLCTTTPAIFEPERRAAFDHLERQVRLSRYGTDCYAYCMLAAGQIDLVVEAGLQPYDIVALIPIIEQAGGMVTDWDGGAAEGGGGIIAAANSELHAKALSVLHGK, translated from the coding sequence GTGCTGATTTCACCCGATTTCATGCGCCGGATTGCAACCGTTGCCACGCGTGAAGCGCTTCCACGTTTCCGCTTGCCGGGCCTTGTCACCAACAAGCTCGCCAGCGGCTTCGATCCCGTCACCGAGGCGGACCGCGAGACCGAAAAGGCGATCCGGGCGCTGATCCGGACAGATTTTCCCGATCATGGCATTCTCGGCGAAGAGTTCGGTGCTGAAGGCGTCGATGCGCGCCATGTCTGGGTCGTCGATCCGATCGACGGCACGCGTTCCTTTATTTCGGGCATTCCGCTCTGGGGCACGCTTGTCGGCTTGACGCAGGACGGCGATGCCATTGCCGGCATGATGGCACAGCCCTTCATCGGCGAATTGTTTTATGCGACGGGCGAGGGCACGCACTACGAAGGTCCGCACGGCAAAGCGCAGCTTTCAACGCGCGCGACAACAGACCTGTCCGAGGCGACGCTCTGCACCACGACGCCGGCGATCTTCGAGCCGGAACGGCGAGCCGCTTTCGACCACTTGGAGCGGCAGGTCCGTCTTTCGCGCTATGGCACGGATTGTTATGCCTATTGCATGCTCGCCGCCGGCCAGATCGACCTCGTGGTGGAAGCTGGTCTGCAACCGTATGACATCGTCGCCCTCATCCCGATCATCGAGCAGGCAGGCGGCATGGTGACGGATTGGGATGGCGGCGCGGCGGAAGGTGGCGGCGGCATCATCGCAGCGGCGAATTCGGAGCTGCACGCAAAAGCGCTGTCCGTTCTGCACGGAAAATGA
- a CDS encoding LysR family transcriptional regulator, with amino-acid sequence MTISLRQIRYFIATAELGQISQAAVDLSISQSAVTTAIKELERTVGVSLFLRTPHGMDLTSAGRQFLSHAYEILKKVDEATHLNVVSSEIEGTLTVAATYTVIGYFLPLHIERLRRHFPQLEIQLFELNRESIEEGLLSNRYDMSVLLTSNILNPALITEKVLSSTRRLWLPAQHHLLQAETVGLKEIAEEPYIMLTVDEAAHSALKYWSASPYQPRVILRTSSVEATRSLVANGQGVAILSDMVHRPWSLEGRRIETMNISDPVPAMDVGLAWRRNMELTPPMLAFRSYFQQAFHLPGR; translated from the coding sequence ATGACGATCAGTCTGCGGCAGATCCGCTACTTTATCGCGACCGCCGAACTCGGGCAGATATCGCAGGCCGCCGTCGATCTTTCCATTTCGCAGTCAGCGGTAACGACCGCGATCAAGGAGTTGGAACGCACGGTGGGCGTCAGCCTCTTCCTGCGCACGCCGCACGGCATGGACCTGACGTCTGCCGGACGGCAGTTCCTGTCACATGCCTACGAGATCCTGAAGAAGGTCGACGAGGCGACGCATCTCAACGTCGTCAGCAGCGAGATCGAGGGCACGCTGACCGTCGCCGCCACCTATACCGTCATCGGCTACTTCCTGCCGCTCCACATCGAGCGGCTGCGCCGGCATTTCCCGCAACTCGAGATCCAGCTTTTCGAACTGAACCGCGAGTCTATCGAGGAAGGGCTCCTGAGCAACCGCTACGACATGTCCGTGCTGCTCACCTCCAACATCCTCAACCCGGCCCTCATCACGGAAAAGGTGCTGAGTTCGACGCGCCGCCTCTGGCTGCCGGCGCAGCATCATCTTCTGCAGGCGGAAACGGTCGGCCTCAAGGAAATCGCCGAGGAACCCTACATCATGCTGACGGTGGACGAAGCAGCGCATTCGGCGCTCAAATACTGGAGCGCCTCGCCCTACCAGCCACGCGTCATTTTGCGGACCTCGTCGGTCGAGGCGACCCGCTCGCTCGTCGCAAACGGCCAGGGCGTGGCGATCCTCTCCGACATGGTGCATCGGCCCTGGTCGCTCGAAGGCCGGCGCATCGAGACCATGAACATCAGCGATCCCGTCCCGGCCATGGATGTCGGCCTCGCCTGGCGACGTAACATGGAACTAACGCCACCCATGCTCGCCTTCCGCTCCTACTTCCAGCAGGCCTTCCACCTGCCGGGCCGATGA
- a CDS encoding XRE family transcriptional regulator, whose translation MTLQQVADAAGFSVGFISQIERGITVPSLTSLVAVSRALKADVGSFFQLPKVDAPITRHEGRLVYALGGTPDSAVSYERLSASFPGNILRSTLIHEPPGFRSEPMSHEGEEIYFVVKGALTIEIDGERTILEAGDSAHFPSTLTHVTWNHTSELATVFHTCTMDVFGDGEPSAETSPSLVVKRTAVERSASKPSKTRKPTG comes from the coding sequence ATGACATTGCAGCAGGTCGCGGATGCGGCCGGGTTTTCAGTCGGCTTCATCTCGCAGATCGAGCGCGGCATCACCGTGCCGTCGCTGACCTCGCTCGTTGCGGTCAGCCGCGCCCTCAAGGCCGATGTCGGCTCCTTCTTCCAGTTGCCCAAGGTCGACGCACCGATCACACGACACGAGGGGCGCCTCGTCTATGCGCTCGGCGGTACTCCCGATAGCGCCGTCAGTTACGAGCGCCTTTCCGCATCCTTCCCGGGCAACATCCTGCGCTCGACCCTCATCCACGAGCCACCGGGCTTCCGCAGCGAACCGATGTCGCACGAGGGCGAGGAGATCTACTTCGTGGTGAAAGGTGCGCTGACAATCGAGATCGATGGCGAACGCACCATTCTGGAGGCGGGCGATTCCGCGCATTTTCCCTCGACGCTGACGCACGTCACCTGGAACCATACGAGCGAACTGGCAACGGTCTTCCACACCTGCACGATGGACGTTTTCGGCGACGGCGAACCATCCGCCGAGACCTCGCCAAGCCTCGTCGTCAAGCGCACCGCCGTCGAGCGCAGCGCGTCGAAGCCAAGCAAGACCCGTAAGCCCACAGGCTAG
- a CDS encoding choline/ethanolamine kinase family protein has protein sequence MRRRLGEGASLGEEAIERAIAVVTDWQGREIFYEPVPGGISNPNWRVHVSGASHSFFVKIPGEGTEMFIDRRTANEAGRKAHAAGVGARIVDFFPETGIEVSEFVDGLRTSTNADFLDPVVRFNGLRALKAFNDSAPLSQRKTTFDMIDEHFQQVLTLGGEFPMDFGWLNARYREARAALEASGLDLAPCMNDTLAGNFLLHADRRVMLVDFEYASTNDRAAELALWFSEMCFSPEVEAELIEEYYGRADRAVLARVSLFKALVDLKWSTWAMVQNEVSRLDFDFFKYGFWKHMRARFVMNDPRWPEWLKAV, from the coding sequence ATGAGGCGCAGGTTGGGTGAAGGCGCATCTCTGGGAGAGGAGGCGATCGAGCGGGCCATCGCTGTCGTGACGGACTGGCAAGGACGGGAGATTTTCTACGAACCCGTGCCCGGCGGCATCAGCAATCCGAACTGGCGTGTCCATGTCAGCGGCGCGTCGCACAGCTTCTTCGTGAAGATCCCCGGCGAGGGTACGGAGATGTTTATCGATCGCCGGACCGCCAACGAGGCAGGTCGCAAGGCGCATGCCGCGGGTGTCGGCGCCCGCATCGTCGACTTCTTTCCGGAAACCGGAATCGAGGTCAGCGAATTCGTCGACGGGCTGCGAACCTCCACCAATGCCGACTTTCTCGACCCTGTCGTCCGCTTCAATGGTCTGCGCGCCCTGAAGGCGTTCAACGACAGCGCGCCGCTCTCCCAGCGCAAGACCACCTTCGACATGATCGACGAGCATTTCCAGCAGGTGTTGACGCTGGGCGGCGAGTTCCCGATGGATTTCGGCTGGCTTAACGCCCGTTACCGCGAAGCGCGGGCTGCTCTGGAAGCCTCCGGCCTCGACCTGGCGCCTTGCATGAACGATACGCTGGCCGGCAATTTCCTGCTCCATGCCGACCGCCGGGTCATGCTGGTCGATTTCGAATATGCTTCGACCAACGACCGCGCCGCCGAACTTGCCCTCTGGTTCAGCGAGATGTGCTTTTCGCCGGAGGTCGAGGCGGAGTTGATCGAGGAATATTACGGCCGCGCCGACCGGGCCGTGCTCGCGCGGGTTTCGCTGTTCAAGGCACTCGTCGATCTGAAATGGTCGACCTGGGCCATGGTGCAGAATGAGGTTTCCCGCCTCGATTTCGATTTCTTCAAATACGGTTTCTGGAAGCACATGCGGGCTCGGTTCGTGATGAACGATCCGCGCTGGCCTGAATGGCTGAAGGCGGTTTAG
- a CDS encoding 5-oxoprolinase subunit PxpA, whose protein sequence is MREVVDINCDMGEAFGRWHVGDTEDASLMPLISSANIAAGFHAGDPNLVDQTVRLAAQHGVGIGAHPGYNDLQGFGRRKIAGTAKELVNDIVYQVGAIREFAHRHSARLQHVKPHGALYMEMAVNPELSQMFVQYMRTVEPNAYIFCMGGSATWRAAIEAGQPTVREFYADRDYDDSGSIVFTRDAGRPDPAAIARKVVRACKEGKVRTVKGNDIEIDFESICFHSDTLGALDIVRQMREALVAEGIRITPVSGAVGP, encoded by the coding sequence TTGCGCGAGGTAGTCGACATCAACTGCGATATGGGTGAGGCGTTCGGTCGTTGGCACGTCGGCGATACCGAAGATGCATCCCTCATGCCGCTGATCAGCTCGGCCAATATCGCCGCGGGCTTCCATGCCGGCGATCCGAACCTGGTGGACCAGACGGTGCGTCTTGCCGCCCAGCACGGTGTCGGCATCGGTGCACATCCCGGCTACAACGATCTTCAGGGTTTTGGCCGTCGCAAGATCGCCGGCACCGCGAAGGAACTAGTCAACGACATCGTCTACCAGGTCGGTGCGATCCGCGAATTCGCCCACAGGCACAGCGCACGCCTCCAGCATGTGAAGCCGCACGGCGCGCTCTACATGGAAATGGCGGTCAATCCGGAATTGTCGCAGATGTTCGTGCAGTACATGCGCACCGTCGAGCCGAATGCGTACATCTTCTGCATGGGCGGCTCCGCGACGTGGCGCGCGGCAATCGAAGCCGGGCAGCCGACCGTGCGTGAATTCTACGCCGACCGTGACTACGACGACAGCGGCTCTATCGTGTTTACCCGCGACGCTGGCCGGCCGGATCCGGCCGCCATTGCCCGCAAGGTCGTGCGCGCCTGCAAGGAAGGCAAGGTCCGCACCGTCAAGGGCAACGACATCGAAATCGACTTCGAATCCATCTGCTTCCATTCCGACACGCTCGGCGCGCTCGATATCGTGCGCCAGATGCGCGAGGCACTGGTTGCCGAAGGGATTCGCATAACGCCGGTTTCCGGCGCCGTCGGCCCCTAG
- a CDS encoding Zn-dependent hydrolase gives MDSAVMVHGADLTAIFDRISAIGARPGEGVTRLVASAEDGAARALFSEWMAQGGARMAQDAIGNQFACFDWAGEGSPWIFGGSHLDTQPRGGRFDGTLGVLAAGCAALDLNAEVRAGRARPTRNLAVVNWTNEEGARYQPSLTGSSVFSGALPLGDALALTDGAGISLRDALAAIGVYEGTGRIPPRPEAYVELHVEQGRTLAEAGRRIGVIEGTWAARKMTVTWIGRAAHTGPTPMADRRDALLAAAQGIAAFEAVIAANHPHLHRSAARLVVEPNSPNVVVERATVWFELRGLDVAELDRAGEAALVAFRAAASGTGTRLEIAADALRPPADMDNQLMAIVDETARSCGFEPLAMRSVAGHDAVALQNSGIPSALIFIPSVDGVAHHPDEFTHPEDVQAGHTVLTAVLRRLVQGGFHAG, from the coding sequence ATGGATAGCGCGGTGATGGTGCACGGTGCCGACCTGACGGCGATTTTCGACCGGATATCCGCCATCGGCGCACGGCCCGGCGAGGGTGTGACGCGGCTTGTGGCCAGCGCAGAGGATGGCGCGGCGCGTGCCCTTTTCTCCGAATGGATGGCGCAAGGCGGTGCCCGCATGGCGCAGGACGCCATCGGCAACCAGTTTGCCTGTTTCGACTGGGCCGGTGAAGGTTCCCCCTGGATCTTCGGCGGCTCGCATCTTGACACCCAGCCGCGCGGTGGCCGCTTCGACGGCACGCTCGGCGTGCTCGCCGCTGGCTGTGCCGCGCTCGATCTCAATGCCGAAGTGCGGGCCGGCCGCGCCCGACCGACCCGCAATCTTGCGGTCGTCAACTGGACGAACGAAGAGGGCGCGCGCTACCAGCCGAGCCTGACGGGCAGCAGCGTCTTCTCAGGCGCCTTGCCGCTTGGTGATGCTCTCGCACTCACGGATGGCGCCGGGATTTCGCTTCGCGACGCGCTCGCCGCGATCGGCGTGTATGAGGGGACGGGACGCATTCCGCCACGCCCCGAAGCCTATGTCGAACTGCATGTCGAGCAAGGGCGCACGCTTGCGGAAGCTGGCCGCCGGATTGGCGTGATCGAGGGCACCTGGGCCGCCCGCAAGATGACGGTCACCTGGATCGGCCGTGCCGCCCATACCGGCCCGACGCCGATGGCCGACCGACGCGATGCGCTTCTGGCCGCCGCGCAGGGGATCGCCGCCTTTGAGGCCGTCATTGCGGCAAACCACCCGCATCTTCATCGCTCCGCCGCGCGCCTCGTCGTCGAGCCGAACTCGCCCAATGTCGTGGTCGAACGGGCGACCGTCTGGTTCGAGTTGCGCGGCCTTGACGTGGCGGAACTGGACAGGGCGGGAGAGGCGGCACTTGTAGCCTTCAGAGCCGCTGCCTCCGGTACAGGCACACGGCTGGAGATCGCGGCCGACGCGCTGAGGCCCCCCGCGGACATGGACAACCAACTCATGGCCATCGTCGACGAGACGGCGCGGTCCTGTGGTTTCGAGCCGTTGGCCATGCGCTCTGTTGCCGGGCACGATGCCGTCGCGCTGCAAAACAGCGGCATTCCCTCGGCGCTGATCTTCATTCCAAGCGTCGACGGCGTCGCGCACCACCCGGACGAGTTCACGCATCCGGAGGATGTGCAGGCCGGCCACACGGTGCTGACGGCGGTGCTCCGGCGCCTCGTGCAAGGAGGTTTCCATGCAGGTTGA